The Rhodococcus sp. ABRD24 genome contains the following window.
AGGAGGCGAACCACACCCGCAGGATTCGCGAGGCGCGCTGCACCGCGCCGTCGCGAAGCTGTCCGCGGACGGGCTGACCGTGAAGGCGGCCGTCGAGATCGAATGGGCGCTCAGGCTGGACCGCAAGGAGTTCGTGCCGGCCACCCGTGGGCCCGCCTACGGATTCACCCGCGTGGTGGAGCGGTCGGACTACCTGGCCGAATTGCTGACCGCGCTGTGGGACCAGGACGTCGCGGTGGAGCAGATCCACCCCGAGTACGCATCCGGGCAGTTCGAGGTGTCCGTCGCCGCCGAGGACCCGGTGGGCGCAGCCGACACGTTCGTGCTGGTCCGGGAGACGATCCGGGCGGTGTCGCTGCGACACGGGCTGCGAGCGTCGTTCTCGCCGAAGGTGGACGCCGCCGGCGTCGGGAACGGCGGCCACGTGCACCTGTCGGTATGGCAGGACGGGGTGAACCTGCACGGCGGCGGCGACGGCCCGTGCGCAATGACGACCACGGCAGAAGGATTCGCCGCCGGAATCCTGGAACGGCTGCCCGCACTGCTGGCCATCGGCGCGCCGTCCGTCGCCAGCTATCTGCGGTTGGTTCCCGGACAGTGGGCCGCACCATTCCAGGCCTGTGGGCACGAGAATCGGGAAACGGCACTGCGTTTCGTCACCGGTAGCACTGGGGAGGAACGGACGGCGCCGAATCTCGAGGTCAAGGTGTTCGACCAGTCCGCGAACCCGTATCTGTGCCTGGCGGGGCTGCTGTTCGCGGGCATGGCCGGAGCCCGCAGCGGCGCCCGGCTGCCCCCGCTCGTCGACGTCGACCCCTCGTCGCTCACCGAGCAGCAACGTGCCGAGCGCGGAATCCGCATGCTGCCGACATCACTCGCGGAGGCCACCGACGCCCTGGAGGCCGACGCGTTGCTGACCGAGGCGTTCGGCGCCGAGTTGGTGGCCACCATCGCAGACGTGCACCGCGCCGAGATCGCCCGGTTCGCCGACGCGTCACCGGAGGACATCGCCGCGGCGTTGCGGTGGGCGTTCTGAGGAACGCGCGGTGCGGCGAAAACAACTCCGAAACAACTTCCTACAACTCCGAGAAGACCGTGCCCATCGATCCGAGAAGGCTCCTGAACTCGGATTATGGCGTCTCCGACGCGCTTCCCACCCCGCATGGCGCAGCGCGTGAATCCAGATAGTTTTTGCAGAGTTGTTGAAACAACTTTGCAGCAACTCGCCGTAAAGTCGCTAGTCTTGCCTCGTCAAACCGAGCTGACCCGATGCCGTCCCTACCGCGTTGGACGCGATCTGGGCCGGCGCGACGGGGGGTTCGCAGGAGACTGCGGTTCTCGTTTTCAAAGAGGATCCCGCTCGGGTACCCAGCCGGCCCGCCGCCAGGGGGAACCCCGACGCCGAAGTAGCCGAAACACTGATCGACGGATGCATCTGCTTCGCCATCGGCAGCGGCGGTGACGCCTACGTGGTGCTCGGGGTTTCCGACAGGCGCTCCGGGCCGGATGCGTTCGCCGGAACCGTTCGCGACGCCGACTGGGTGGAGAAGAAGGTCTTCGACAAGACAGTGCCCAATCTGCGGGTAGTGCTCAGGCATCTGTCACATGCGCCCTTGATGACGTTGCGGCAGGTGGCTACCCAGACCCGGGACATCGTCGCCGCCACAGGTGCCGACCGGCGAGACGTCACGCAACTGACGTACCTCCGTCAGTCGGGGCGAGCTGAGAAGGATCCCACCGGCCCGTCGCGTGGACCGGGCGTACGGTGGTTAACCCCGAAACGGTAAGCGCGGCTTCACAGCGACCACCCCCGCTGGGTGTGCTCGCGCGCCGCAACCGGATCGATCGTGCTCATCGAGCCCTCCCCTCACCCCGGAGATCGGGGTCCGCATCGGAGCATAAACGGGCAGTGGCGCCGCCCGGCGGTCAGGAATCCAACCGGCCGAATCCCACGACGGCGGAGTCGGACTGCCAGTCGAGGTCGTGGACCCGGATCTTGCCGAGTTCGTTGCCGCCGACCGTGGTGGCGGTGTCACCGTCAACCGCGACGACGAAGTTGGTGTGCTGCCCGATCCGGAATTCGTTGTTGTAGAGCACCACATCACCCGTCTTGGGCCGGTAGCCGTTGCCGATGGGCTCGAACCGATCTGCCGATTCGTAGTACTCCTGCAGCGTGTAAACGCCGGGGATGCGCCAAGACCCGGAGTTGGGGTTCGACAGCGGCTGGCCCGCCTCCCGCATTATCCAACTGACGAAGTTGGCGCACCACGGCTCGTCGGCTCCGTCCGAATAGAAGGTGCCGGGACGCTGCTGCCCGTGTTCCTGCTCGAGCAGGTCGACGACCCGCGCCTGCGTCGGCGACAGCTGCGACATGTCGACGTCGGGGAAGGACGCCGTGTCCCACGGCATGTACCGCTCCGGCGCCCACCACAGCACACCGCCCGCCACCACAGCCAGCACCGCGATCACGGCAGCGATCCAGACGACGAGGCGACGGCGGCGGCAGCGACGAACGGTGGGCTGTGCGGTCATACCCTCGAATGTAGCCAGTTCACCGCCGCGGACCGGCCACCGCCGCGTACGCCGAGGTCAGTCGGGGTCGGCATGTCGACCTGCATTGTCGCCTGCCCGGATACGAGTAGCGTCGGGCCGCCGCGGTGCAGGGGGATTCAGCGGCATGCCCCTTCTTCCAGAACAGAATCCCCGAGCCGATTGACTCGAACACTAGTTCGATCTAAACTGACTGCATGAATCCGGGGGGAATCATCGAACCAGGCACCGCAGCCAACACACTGCACGCCGACGACATCCGCAGACTCCCCGAACCCGAACTCCTCACCGCCGCCGTTCAGATCTCCCACGAGATCGCACGCCTGGAAACCCTCCGCGTCGCCGCCGTCACCGAAATCGACCAACGCCCCGTCGCACTGGACACCCTCGGATTCCGCAGCGTCAAAATGTGGCTCGCATCGACCACCCTGCTGGAAGTACCCGCAGCCGCACGAATCCTCGCCCTCGGCAAAGCCCTCGAATCATGCCGAAACATCCTCCTGGACTGCGCCACCGGACCCACCGCCAACACCGACACCCTCCGCGGCACCATCACGAAACTCGAGCGGATCTTCGAATCTGCCGGACTGCCCGCCAGCGAAGACACCGACCGCAACGAACTCCACGCCTCCAAAACACTCAACGGACGCATCGCCGCCAAAGGCGACTTCGACAACGAGACCGGCGAAATGCTCCTCACCGCACTGTCCACACTCACCAAACCCCGCAACCCGATCGACGACCCCGCCAACACCCGCACACCCGGACAAGGGACTGCTGCATGGATAGGTGACATCTGATCTGTGGTGCCGACAGGCACTGCTGGAAGGATGTACCCCGTGCCGAAGCCGTATCCCAAAGAGTTCCGTGACGACATCGTCCGCGTCGCCCGAGGCCGTGAGCCTGGTCAGCAACTGAAGCAGATCGCCGCCGACTTCGGGATCAGCGAGTCCTGCCTGGCCAGCTGGATGAAGGCCGCCGATGTCGAAGACGGCATCAAACCCGGAACCACCGCGAGCGAGAACGCCGAGCTGCGCGAGGCGCGGAAGCGGATCCGGCTGCTCGAACAGGAGAACGAAGTCCTGCGTCGGGCGGCGGCGTATCTGTCGCAGGCGAACCTGCCGGGAAAATGATCTTCCCCCGCACGCGGGAGGTGCCCCCACCGCTCGTCCGTGAACTGGCCGCCGACGGCATCCCCGTCGCGGTGACGTGCAGGGTCCTCAAAATCGCGCGTCAGCCTTACTACCGGTGGCTTGCCGCACCTGTGACCGCTGCCGAACTCGATGAGGCATACCGGGCCAACGCCCTGTTCGACGCCCACCGCGACGACCGAAGAGTTCGGGTACCGGTTCCTCGTCGACGAGGCCGCGGACGCCGGCCAGACGATGGCGCCGCGCACCGGCTGGCGGATCTGCTCAGCCAACA
Protein-coding sequences here:
- a CDS encoding glutamine synthetase family protein; the encoded protein is MDRHDRERRAIEAARLTRRLTDRGVVGVALTWVDNSGVVRTKAVPVQRLERTAEWGVGASPVFDAFTPDDTIVAGRYAGGPIGDLRLLPDLNRVTVLAAQPGWAWAPVDRYTRGGEPHPQDSRGALHRAVAKLSADGLTVKAAVEIEWALRLDRKEFVPATRGPAYGFTRVVERSDYLAELLTALWDQDVAVEQIHPEYASGQFEVSVAAEDPVGAADTFVLVRETIRAVSLRHGLRASFSPKVDAAGVGNGGHVHLSVWQDGVNLHGGGDGPCAMTTTAEGFAAGILERLPALLAIGAPSVASYLRLVPGQWAAPFQACGHENRETALRFVTGSTGEERTAPNLEVKVFDQSANPYLCLAGLLFAGMAGARSGARLPPLVDVDPSSLTEQQRAERGIRMLPTSLAEATDALEADALLTEAFGAELVATIADVHRAEIARFADASPEDIAAALRWAF
- a CDS encoding CHAP domain-containing protein, encoding MTAQPTVRRCRRRRLVVWIAAVIAVLAVVAGGVLWWAPERYMPWDTASFPDVDMSQLSPTQARVVDLLEQEHGQQRPGTFYSDGADEPWCANFVSWIMREAGQPLSNPNSGSWRIPGVYTLQEYYESADRFEPIGNGYRPKTGDVVLYNNEFRIGQHTNFVVAVDGDTATTVGGNELGKIRVHDLDWQSDSAVVGFGRLDS
- a CDS encoding transposase encodes the protein MPKPYPKEFRDDIVRVARGREPGQQLKQIAADFGISESCLASWMKAADVEDGIKPGTTASENAELREARKRIRLLEQENEVLRRAAAYLSQANLPGK